The region cttttacgtttggatgtgccagatgaagatacattTATTCTTACCTCTTTATCCTCTTCATTGTCACAGTCTATAGGCACTGAATCTGGGTTgccatcatccaaatctatgttagcaaatgttctggcaaaactccctgttgccatatctttgccaacaactaaagccatttcatcataatgataaatacttttattcaaaaatggttcatacttcttgtgtgtctgttggatattatacacaattagaataacaagtaaaaaacaattgaaatatacttaacatatatatacatatattaccatcattgttgcatcatatgtcgctctatcacatgtgatcattttcatgttatcatcccatccaaaaccactttcacccCGAATTGTGCATATAATTTGCCACTGGTTTTTTACAGTCTTCAAGTGATTTTCCACATGCTTCACATCGCATTGGACTTGAAATCTTTCAGAAATAGCTTCGGCAACTCGATTATTAGAAACTGCTTTGAAAgtattagaaggcttatttcctCTCTGGGCCTcctctgctagaatttcaagaaaaagatgttccattggttttgtccacctgaattgcttggaggtcccttctttgttgcccttacccattctgcattaataattgtcattgtcaatcatttcaatatccaacaagcttaaagcATAATAGATTCAAtgtccaacaagcttaaaacataataaattcaatatttaacaagcttcaatatctaacaaattcaagacataataatttcaaaatccaacaaaCTAAAATGGAACCtatcattatccaaccaacattaacaaaaaaaaagaaaatttttaatataaacatacataactTTGAATTAATTGTAACTTAGTATGGACCTATGTATAAATCCATGTGAATGTTATATTATGGACCTATGTATGTTTGGTTAAACTTTGAATTAATTGTAACTTAGTATTAAATGGTGAAATttggacaaaattgtaaaaaaggTTAAATATGAACTTACATGATGGAATTACCCCGATGAAACTTCGTAAATGTATCATACACATGGTTACAGGTTGATTTCCGATGATTTcaagatccaacatttgttgcggactcgaaATTACATTTGACATAAGTTTAGCTTGAACAAGTAACCTGATGTTGTTTTATAGGTTTAGCCTGGACGAGTAATCTTACATGTATATACAGATTTGGCCAACTCTCTGATGTGTCGATAAaggtttagcccggatgggtaacctGACACTAATATATGTTCTGCTCGAACGAGCAACCCGAGGTCGTTTAAAGGTTTAGCTTGAATGGGTAACCTAACCTATACATTACAACTTTGGCCAAGCTACTTGATGTGTTAATAAaaggtttagcctggacgggtaactTGATGTTGGAATATCGGGTTTGGCAACGcagtggaaaataaatttaaagaaaaaatgaaaattttaattttttttttcaaaaactagaACTTATTTGTGATATCTGAAGTAATAAACACTtgatcaaaattatatattttcaatttgtctaGGATAAACGCTtcgagtagtcttctccactattctcaaaCTCACTTCTGCTGAGTGTGGGCTTATTTTGAATCAAaaatattttcacaaaattaccagtggggtaatttcgtaatttctctaaactctgaggtcaagttgtaaatatgaaaaatatttttaaaaactttcttaaataattttttcaaaaaattttctctcTACTACAACCTTTTCTTCAATTCAAGCGCGTGAAAAATAATGACTCATAACTCtctttatataaggagagtttagagagtttaattattattaaacttaatcactttaatattaaattaaattaaattaaatatttatcttttatctaaaaagataaatatttaatttaatttaatattaaaactattaaaataatattatttttggaatagttaatttggAATCAAATTATCCggtagagtcccagtaggagtgtaattcttccactcCTTAACCACCGAAGAACCAACGCCGCCAACCATCTACCAGCCACTTGAATGTCGTCGTTGCAGCAGCCTGCACCGCAGTGCTCGGTGGTGCTGACACGGTACCCTCACGGTACCCCGAGCTGGTTCGGTCTGAGCTAGCGACAACCTGATCGATCTGGTCTAGCCACCGATTGGACCGTCGGCCTGATTTCAAATACCAGGCCTAGTTTGACTAGTTTTTGGGTCTCAATCTCGGTTTTGGGTTCTCGGACCTAATTTTTTTATCTCatttccaattttcaagttcaattacccattgggccaattgtctaacttgcaaattaacttccaaaaatatcatattaattttaattgatttgattaatttaattttactttatcaaaattaatttttccaaaactcacttagattttccaaattaatttttcaagaaaattctttaatcaaattctctagttgaatagttctcatgaccacctaatttaatttcatatcgaataaatcgactcaatcaacttaTTCTCAAattcgtagaattttcttctaattcaaatgcaatccgatcgagcttttattgtgttagcggagggaccaatcgaacatatacaattaggctctagtgattacaattatgtccagaagcattgttccaataattcgcaattacttaatcatgaagtcagtccataagaagtaccatgattgaaaactccttattgtatactctttaagAAAGCAATTTATCCAACTAATTTGTTCAATGACCTCGCCAtttgtgtgttaccctcatatgatatccttgattcttttgagttaaatctattcactcaatacaatcatattttatctcattgtcaccattgtgtttaatgattaatatgatcattgtcaacaaatgactgtgataaattgctcgttcgagaactaGCAACCCGTGACtacgtttcatatttatcaatccacacaatgccaatgagaggatatcattaactctttaattgagctatgaattccattgttgctagtaaagccatgccataaaCAAGTCATCTACCCAACATACCggttatgggctcgatcatctttagagcataagcctcctcttatatcaaagcacatgagttgcatatgcaTAATCAGttactaactcaggatttaggtaaatcacaccatggacgtcacaagtgaattaattcacaaacggattcagaattaattcatcttaggtcTAGTCCAatatatcattctaccaatgaatacatctatgtcgcTACCCGTGGAGTAAACTACTCTGATAGCCAAGATTattcatctccccaattggaattgtataATACAAAATAATCTTTCTAAGTATTTAAATCAAActctcattttgattcttttacgagattacagactcgtttagattatctactgaagtaagttatctttctcgcaatgtaaacgttcttacagtgctacatatcatcaatttgaacttagacaatcaatgagctaatattttttttgtcacggttttgctatgcatgcaaaacatgaaagacagaaacacaaaaaatataattgtgaaatgtgaaattaactttatttatttattcattgttcaaataaatagaaaacaattacatgtttactacaatatggacacatttcccaacaatttgAATAGGTTCAAATGATGTCAAAAGCATTACTAAGCCTATTTGATTGTTTGGTTTGAAGTAAGTACCAAATGGTCAAATTTGGCCAAAAATAGGTTTCTCGTCCCGACGTCGATCTTCCCTCATCACAACGTCGACCAACAGATTGTGACGTCCCAATGCCGAGTGGTCTGACATCATGACGTGACATTTTGTTTGGCGACGTCAGGATGTGGAGAAAATATCATTAGGACGTCGACGCTATATTTTTCAAACTTTTGCAGTTTGGTCCTTATTAATTCCCGAGTTAACTTTAGAGCTCATGAAAGCTCGTATTAAGCTCGAGAACGGTTTAAATTTGTTCTAAATGAATTGTATTATGATTGATAATGATTTTCGATTTGAATTATCTGTTAAAGTTCTATAACTATTCCATTTTGTACTGTAACATTTTGTAGCTTAATCCCGACAATCGagacggggtgttacatggtacTTTAGTTTGACTTTAATGTTCAATGTAGTACCAAAAATGTTTTTTTGTTCAAGTTGGTAACTAAGTTTAGCTTTTCTTACACAAAATGTACCATAGGACAAAgatgttaacttttttttattgttttccaatgaatatttgaaatgtgataaatcCAAAATTTGACACGTAGCGATGATACGTCATCATCcaaaaatctataataaaaaaagaaacataCATATTAAAAACTTATTTGTATATGTTTCATAAtggttaatttattaaaaaaattataaaaattataaaaataatttttaataattttttaataattatataaaattaaacaacAACCATGAAAATATCCATTAAATCACGTAttctatttacatttttataaaaataaaatataactttttacataaaataaaattcagttttatattttcataatgttattaattagtctaaatgattaatatagttaaattttttattaaaattaaatgtggttatatataatttgaatgctTTAAGGGTCTTAGAGTCAAACACATCTTTTGGATTTGTCTTACTTTTTTTGACATTATCAGACGatggtcaaatttcaattttagacACTATACTATGCTAAAACTTGGCTTAAatccatatactttaatttttgatataatttggtCATTCTTAAatccatatactttaattttttatataatttggtcATTCTACTTCTATAATGTCGTTAATTAGTCTAAAtggttaatattattaactaataaTTACAATTTTGTAGTAATTTTCTTAAGATCATTATTCCAACAAAAAATTATTCTCAACGAGTTTGAAAGCGTGTCCTTAAGGAAAAAAATTCGCATTAGTGTTTTCAACATAATGTTTATTACATCACTACTAAgtgaatttttttagttttaaaatgtcACGctattgaatttaattgaaaaattaatggtGGTAACAACTAACcttgaatttttaactttgaaaagtagaggaactaaattataatatttcattaaaatattaaaaaaatttaatagttttcataatttttcaaataaaagtataatttttataaaaaataaatttctttataattttttttaataatttaataaacaaataaataaaaatcatgaaaatattcATTAGGTCTcgtaatttttttacatttttataaactaaaaaaatatattttttacataaaacaaatatttaataattttaataacttttatttttaaaattttttaatatattctttAATTATCATCACATTTCGAAGATTCGTTGGACCACATAAAAAAAGTTAACATTATTTATTAGATGTGCTAATTTGTGTGAcggaaattaaattaaagtatcaATTTGAACCAATAAAAGTTTGGTACCACAATAAATGTTGTCAAATTTAGGTATGAAATGGTATCAATTTTAGGTATAATAATCTTTTCTATAATTAAGGCATATATCTTTTATGTACGTTTTACTGTCCTTAAGGACTAATCTAGAAATTTGTAGTTTAGgtctttcaaaaatattaattttaagggGTTCATTGGTAGGTATGAACATGTAGATTCAcattaatttattgatttttctGTGATATTAATGTTCCGATTACAACTGTTTCTATCTATGGATGAGTGTTCTATATAAATGAACCCAACATATCCCAGTGAATCACATCTTCACTCATAAACCACTGAaaccaaaaggaaaagaaaatggtTAAGTCCGACATGGCATCTCAATGGAGAGTACTGAGTGGCGAGAACGACTGGGATGGTTTACTCCAACCACTGAATCTCGATCTCCGCCGCTACATTATTCACTACGGTCAAAGGGCTGGTTCTGTTGGTGATCTTTACAATCAGAACAAACATGGTGAATTCCCCAAAGAGAAGTTTTTTGCTGAGGCCGGCCTTGAAAAAGGAAATGACTTCAAGTACAGCGTCACCCACTACATTCATGCAGGGTCAGATATTGTTGAGCCCGCATGGTTTGGATTTGTGGCAGTAACAACAGATGAAGGAAAGGCTGTTCTTGGAAGGAGGGACATTTTGATTGCTTGGAGAGGAACCATACATTACACTGAGTGGATTAATGATTTAATCGCTGATCCGAAATCTGCTTCGAAATTGTTCGGGATCGGCACTGAGGCGAAGGTGCACTCCGGTTTCTTGTCTCTTTATACTGGAACAAGGTCAAATTCTGCTGTTGACCACCTCAGTGCTAGAGACCAGGTAATAATAATACAGTAATACATAAGTATGAttgtagatatatatattatcaaattctcTGTTGTTATTTTTTCTgctaaatttgattattaatctttttaatacattaatttttttaataatgttaatgtGATAACTCCTATCGTAGTCATGTGTACTTCATACAtatctaaaaatttataaaataatattcaaaaataaaaataaattcaaaaaattaaataattaatatattctttaaaaatatatattaagtataCATGAATTGTCACATGAACTATTaatatgtttagaaatttaaaataaatactcttttattacaaaaaaaataaaagttgatgATCAATTTGGACTATTTTTAAAAGTTGGAGCCAAAATTAGCACACAAAGAAAAATGACAATAGCATAATTCATCATTATGCCTGATAAATATGGTTTCATCtctgtgttaattatgtgattgaTCTCATACGTACTGCATGCACATGTAGGTTCGAGATGCCCTAAGAGAACTGATGGACAAATACAAAGACGAGGAAATAAGCATAACTGTTACAGGATTCAGCTTGGGTGGAGCATTAGCGACCCTAAATGCAATGGACATCGTTGCCAATGGATATAACAAGCCCAGCAGCACCCTACTGGGTGCAAACAACCCGTGCATGGTGACAACTTTCACATTCGGCAGCCCTCAGGTTGGAGACTCTGGTTTCAAACAACTCTTTAAGAAACTCGTTGATCATCATCATCTTCGTCTTCTAAGAATTAGAAATGCCAATGACCCGGTTCATAAATGGCCATTTTGTACCCTTACCCACGTGGGAAAAAAGTTGACCGTTTATAGCAACAAATCACCCTACTTGAAGTATAAGTGGTTTTTCGGTAGAACATTGGAATGTACTGATAATCCCCCCCCGAATGATTATCATCCAAATATTGTTACCGAGGAAGAAATAATAGCCAACAGAGGCTTGTTGATTAACTGGGTAGCTGACTCTGTAAGTGCCCATAATATGGATGTATACCTGCATGGGATTGCGGGGGTACAAGAGGGAACGTCTGCGTTTCATTTGGAAGTTGATCTTGATTTTGCACTGGTGAATAAGTATTTAGACCGCCTGAAAGATGACTACAAAATTCCTGACCATTGGTGGGCAGGTGAGAATCGCAAAAGAATGGTTCAAGAGGATAATGGCCATTGGAAGGTTAGAGGTTAACATCTTAACACATAAGCTTTATGCAtgtttaaaccaaataaataaataaagtggcTAATCATTATCTTTGATTGGCCTAAACAATATTAATCATATTTCCTATTTTACTAGTATTTCCTCGTGTTTGGTTTATTGGTCATGAATATTTATCTCATAATTTATGTAATAGGTTCATGGCCTAGCAGGGATTTTCTCCTATTAAGAATGTGTGAGTTGTATCGATAATGATCTTTATGTTATGTAATAATAATGACgtaataaaagttatatattggGTAAACTCTTTAGATGTTTTCATGACCAAACAAAGCATTATAcctctctttatatatatatatatatacacaccatGATAATGCAGTGAAATTATACTACTAGTCTTTGTATTATATGTGTAAATTatggatttagtccctatatatattttaattttatcaattttagtcTTTGCACTATTTGAATAGGTCAACTTTAGTTCACGCActtcttgaattttaaaattttaatcttaacaCAAATGACAACAATTAAAtctgtttggttaaattatgcCATTAGGTCTATACTATAtgtaaagttatagatttagctCATATTCTTCAATTTGATCATTCTTAGTCCgtgtatttttcaaaatttgaaatttgtctTAACACAAACAACAATCGTTAATTTTATCAACTGAATCTTTTTcgagaaatatatgaaaataacgaGCTGATATGACAttatacatatgataatatgtttatctCATATGATTTGATCATAGTATAACTTAATATATGAATCTAATGgttataagattttaaaaaaaaaatctaatggttataagatttaaattaaaaaaattgatcccTACTCTTTTATTGGGGCGGtcttgttatttttaattaaaattttaaaatttttaacttctttttatgaattttgtttataacttttatggtttttaataattttcaaattttaaaagagtttaattgattttttaaatatgttactAAGGATTTTTTTACCCTTTAACGTTATTAGTTTTAAAACTTTTTGATTTACTTCTAATAAAAGagtagagattaaattgaataaatgtgtaaaagttgaggaataaaattgttattatatattatatatgaacaCCAAAATTTAACATAGGGACTGCTTTGCTCATTCATCTAATATATAGAGATTAATTTGCCCATCTTT is a window of Gossypium hirsutum isolate 1008001.06 chromosome D08, Gossypium_hirsutum_v2.1, whole genome shotgun sequence DNA encoding:
- the LOC107916348 gene encoding phospholipase A1-IIbeta, producing MVKSDMASQWRVLSGENDWDGLLQPLNLDLRRYIIHYGQRAGSVGDLYNQNKHGEFPKEKFFAEAGLEKGNDFKYSVTHYIHAGSDIVEPAWFGFVAVTTDEGKAVLGRRDILIAWRGTIHYTEWINDLIADPKSASKLFGIGTEAKVHSGFLSLYTGTRSNSAVDHLSARDQVRDALRELMDKYKDEEISITVTGFSLGGALATLNAMDIVANGYNKPSSTLLGANNPCMVTTFTFGSPQVGDSGFKQLFKKLVDHHHLRLLRIRNANDPVHKWPFCTLTHVGKKLTVYSNKSPYLKYKWFFGRTLECTDNPPPNDYHPNIVTEEEIIANRGLLINWVADSVSAHNMDVYLHGIAGVQEGTSAFHLEVDLDFALVNKYLDRLKDDYKIPDHWWAGENRKRMVQEDNGHWKVRG